GTCATATTCATCTATGTAAATTCACTAATAAAACTATGTTATCACTAATAAGCATATGTTATCATTGTCTGTTTCTATACTTTTTGTCTGTACACTGTTTTTtctgaaataaaacaaatatatatttaaaatatatatataaatcaataaagtcaaataataaaaaaatatttaccaaaaCATTATTAAAATTTAAGATTTAGCTTAAAGGCAGtccccacccccacctccacctccaccccggGTCCTGAATCCCTTGACATGCTTCTCAAACCAGAGCAGATGTTTTTCAGAGCAAAAAACTGTGTAGTAGTTCCAGATTACAAAGTACATTAGAGAGTTCTGTTTCTCTGGAAACCTTCAGTGAGGTCACACATGTTCGTATTATTCCTTGAAATGTGCAGTAAACTCCCACgtcgccctctctctttctctctctgtaggggGACTCTGGGGTTATGGGCCTGTCTGGTTGTAGAGGAGACGAGGGGGCAGAGGTAAGTCTATAGGAGTCATGCAAGGTCATGTAGCCAGAATCAAAGTCATGACACTCTGCTTGTCTTGTTTCCTACTGCTTTTCCTTTTCTTCACAGTCTTTCCAGACTGATCAGCACCGGCCCTCCTTAGTCCCACTTCCACACTCCCCCTTTAAAAAATACCATCTACTCCGTCCCATGTGCACgtacccacacccacacccacacacacaccacactcaccacacaaacccacacacgcaccacacgaacccacacacgcaccacactcacccacacacacacaccacactcacccacacacacacacacaccacactcaccaCACAAACCtacatacacaccacactcaCCACACGAACCCACACACGcaccacactcacccacacacacaccacactcaccatctcacccacacactcaccacacgaacccacacacacactacacgcaccacacacatccacacacacaccacggctTACTGTATTCATGACCTCCTAGACTAGTTACAGTGAAACTCTGGGAGTGTTACACCAAGCGTTCATCATTTCCCAGAATTTTCCCCCCACAGCCAAGAACCACTTGGCAGCCAATAGCGCTCTAGGAGCCAGAGCTAGTCAGTAGACTGACATGTACTGCAAACAGGGAGTTACGATACTACACATTATTCCCATAACTCTGTCCTCAGCAGACTTCATAGTCATTCCCTTTTTGCTGTTAAAGCAGGTGTGCTTCATTCTGCTGTTGAAAGCAATTCAGTTCAAACAAAATCAGAAGATGAGACAGGGTTATTTTGAGTGTGTTTTTTCTGCCATGGTTGGGGTAATTAGCCAGGCGGATAAGAACAATCCTTTTGTTTGTTTATATCTGATTGGGGTATGAGTGGGAGTTTATTTGTTTGGGAGTCTTTACCAGTCACCCACTTGGATAGAATAATACTAGATAAATAGTAGATTCATGCTGTTAGTTATATCTGAAGTATTCATGTATAAGTTCAGACTGGTTGATGTTGGTAATGACTGTTTCCTCTGATCTGAAGTATTCATATTTAAGTTCAGACTGGTTGATGTTGGTAATGACTGTTTCCTCTGATCTGAAGTATTAATATTTAAGTTCAGACTGGTTGATGTTGGTAATGACTGTTTCCTCTGATCTGAAGTATTCATGTATAAGTTCAGACTGGTTGATGTTGGTAATGACTGTTTCCTCCTATCTGAAGTATTCATATTTAAGTTCAGACTGGTTGATGTTGGTAATGACTGTTTCCTCTGATAGGGGGAGCCAGGTCCTCTGGGGCAGAAAGGAGATGAAGGATCTTATGGATTACCTGGACAAAAGGTAACTCTGTCATACCCAGCACCTTAATTGTCTGTTCTGCATTATTTAATGTGTGAGTGACTTAAGTTTCTATTTGACCTTCTTGTCCacagggagagatgggaacaCCTGGGGAGCCAGGGGTTCCTGGAGTGTCTGGAGCCAACGGAGCCAAGGTAATCAATCAATTTATTGATTTATCAactaatcaaatcaatcaattaatcaatcaataatTTCAATCATCAATTTCAATCATTcaatcatccatccatctatcacaCAGGATAGCTTTTCTGTGTGGCTGTATTGTTTCATCTGTGTCTGTAGGGGGAGCCTGGACCAATCGGAGGACCTGGAAATAAGGGTGACCAAGGAGACGAAGTAAAGTTGTGCCAGTTGTGATAAACGGCCAAATGTATCGGTGTATTTTTTTATAGTTGAATGGAAAAATGATGCCATAACCAATAACATTTGGACAATGACCTCAGGCACCTGTCCACCTTTCTGTGTTTTACAGGGGGACTTTGGACCGTCTGGAGCGCCAGgcacagaggtttggaactcaGCTAGTTCTAGAATCAATACAACATCCGGACCAGGACGAACACTGTCCACATAATCTGACACAGGAAGACACATATCTTACTAGATATCTGAACATCAGGGTACCCCAACTGATGGTGCATGGGCCGAATTTGGCCCGGGGGTGGTTTTATTTGACCCCCCAAGTTTTCTAAAAAGAAGTGACATCTGATTATGTTTTATTGTTGGAcaacaggaaatcagctccaagggaatttaagaaatctgttcccaagtattcacacgcataatagagagaaaCGTGATTGAATACAAATGTAAGCAGGGCTTCTTGAGGTCAATTTGCtttctatttgtaactatgcTCCGGTCCACCCGACAATCTGCTCAagaaatctagttgatgatccctgctctacATTGACTAAATGGCTCAATTAAATAGTTGTATCACTGTAAAAGAAAACACATTAGTATATAATGAATCAAAAAAGTTGGTTTAGCTATTGTAAACACTTTGATGTTTACATTATGGTAAAATGGCCTTGTTGACCGATGGGAAGTTGCTGTTTAGCTGAACAATGCTGTTCACATCCAAGCtggtgacctctctctctctgtaacgacgtgtgctgagagtcaggaagcaagttcagggagtttgttgtttaataaataaatacaactaaatacaaaacaagaaacacaaacagcacacagatatgaaataaaaacaatgaaGCCCGGGGAAGGaaacaaagggagtgacatatatagggcaggtaataaaggaagtgatggagtccagatgAGTCTGACGatgcgcaggtgcgcgtaatggtgacaggtgtgagccttaacgagcagcctggtgacctagaggccggagagggagcacacatgacactctctctccctctctcttcctatttgTCTCTCTTAAgggtgtagggggagagaggggactaAGAGGTGCTCCAGGAATAAGAGGTGGTCAAGGGGAGACGGGTGACACAGGCTCTGCTGGAGCACAGGGTCATGAAGGTCAGGCTGGAGACGTGGGTTCACAGGTGAGTGTCCCTCGGTCCTCTATTACTCTGTGTGATCACTTGTTCTTTCTTATATGGTTCCACCAACACCTTCTTGGGGAACAGGCTAGCTCTCTCATGGGCTATTGCTAAATATAGGTTGATGTTTTACCTCCAGTCATTGTCGCACCCCCTCTCTTCATTTATTCCCCCTGAAAGGGTCTGAGTGGAGTGTCTGGGCTCAAAGGGTAGAGAGGAGAGCCGGGACCTTACAGGCCTGTGGTACGATGGCCAGTCATTTAATGATTTTGATGATGACACAGCTGTACCATGTGGTAACACATGCAAACTACAATGCATATTTTGACCAGGGTCTCTCCCCCCAGGATGTTAAGGGCTCCAGGGGGCCTCCAGGAGCACCGGGAGATGCAGGGCCCATTGGGAAAAGGGTGAGTGTATTGAAGAGCTTATCTGATTTATCATGAGGCTAATAATACACAATATTATCTTGATTCTCTCTTCAGGGTGATGATGGAACTAGTAAAGGAATTAAATGACTCTATGTTTTAATatccaattaaaattaaacactctgtccattcataaggacttgtaagacccttattctataataatagacagagcccagtcttaaagtcatacagcagagtttattcacgagagtactgaacacgatacaggttaccacaggttataaactgaaaatgacgtcattagttccagcaccaacccgtgccatctccgttccagtacaaaggctgtatctcaagccttcccacatccgtctccctaccaatttaatataatttacgaGTCAAGGTTTTctcgtgtagataagcattctagccagtctgattcatttgtaccaaggaacagacagtcattgttctaactcttgaccacattcacacacattatattcagtactgggatcaagaaagaaaactcATACATTTACAGCAACATAATAATATtcggattagtacatatacagtaacataatagtattctgattagtcagtcctgattgtaatgtatacataattagtcatcattgataaaaattcccttaacaggaACACAAGGAGAAGGCCAACCTGGATATCCAGGGTTCCAGGTCTGTATTTCTTCAGCAGTGAATTTCTGAGCAATAAGTAGGCATTCATGTTTTGATTCTTAGTTACAAGTATGATTTAACAACATTGTCTGGACAAAATGTCCATGGACCTCATTTGCCTATTTCAGATTTTTCTTTCATCTTCTTACAGGGATACCCTGGTCTGAGAGGACCTGCAGGTttaaaggtctgtctgtctgtctgtctggataccctggtctgagaggacctgcaggtttaaagctctgtctgtcggtctgtctgtctgtcaggataccctggtctgagaggacctgcaggtttaaaggtctgtctgtctgtctgtctgtctgtctgtctgtctgtctgtctgtctgtctgtctgtctgtctgtctctgtctctgtctctgtctctgtctctgtctctgtctctgtctctgtctctgtctctgtccattccACTGTTACGTCCAGAAAAATAAAGATATGAACCGGTTTAGCTCAGTAGATTACTTTGTCA
The genomic region above belongs to Oncorhynchus mykiss isolate Arlee chromosome 3, USDA_OmykA_1.1, whole genome shotgun sequence and contains:
- the LOC118936615 gene encoding collagen alpha-1(VI) chain-like, with the protein product MGLSGCRGDEGAEGEPGPLGQKGDEGSYGLPGQKGEMGTPGEPGVPGVSGANGAKGEPGPIGGPGNKGDQGDEGDFGPSGAPGTEGVGGERGLRGAPGIRGGQGETGDTGSAGAQGHEGQAGDVGSQDVKGSRGPPGAPGDAGPIGKREHKEKANLDIQGSRDTLV